The following coding sequences are from one Phenylobacterium glaciei window:
- a CDS encoding sugar kinase yields MSVAGPVVCFGEVLVRLAAPDNELLLQSPTLKVSFGGAEANVGVSLARFGHAARMLSVLPDNGLGHAAVDELRRYGVDTSGIAFTPGRMGLYFLTPGAAQRSSQVLYDRADSAFSRGACAIDWDAGLAGAGWLHVSGVTAAIGPETAKAAVEAVKAARRLGLTVSMDCNYRATLWQAWGGDAPAILGEMLSQADLVFGDHRDIALVLGASFESGQGADGLRRWAADMAFKAWPNLARLACTDRVQHTVNHHELAGFLFSRDGAWRTGSRTMDPIIDRIGGGDAFAAGVIHGLLTGMAEADLLEFAVAAAVLKHATPGDLNLATVADVEAVRSSHSLDVRR; encoded by the coding sequence ATGTCAGTGGCCGGTCCTGTGGTGTGTTTCGGCGAGGTCCTGGTCCGCCTGGCCGCGCCCGACAACGAACTGCTGCTGCAGTCGCCGACCCTGAAGGTCAGCTTCGGCGGGGCGGAGGCCAATGTGGGTGTGTCGCTGGCCCGCTTCGGCCATGCCGCCCGCATGCTCAGCGTGCTGCCCGACAACGGCCTGGGCCACGCCGCCGTTGACGAGCTGCGGCGCTATGGCGTCGACACCTCCGGCATCGCGTTCACGCCGGGGCGGATGGGGCTCTATTTCCTGACGCCGGGGGCGGCGCAGCGGTCGTCGCAGGTGCTGTACGACCGCGCCGACTCAGCCTTCAGCCGCGGGGCCTGCGCCATCGACTGGGACGCGGGGCTGGCGGGGGCAGGTTGGCTGCACGTCTCCGGCGTCACCGCCGCCATCGGACCCGAGACCGCCAAGGCCGCCGTCGAGGCGGTGAAGGCGGCGCGGCGTCTGGGCCTGACGGTCTCCATGGACTGCAATTACCGCGCGACCCTGTGGCAGGCCTGGGGCGGGGACGCCCCGGCCATCCTGGGCGAGATGCTCTCCCAGGCCGACCTGGTGTTCGGGGATCATCGCGACATCGCTCTCGTGCTCGGCGCCTCTTTCGAGAGCGGCCAGGGCGCCGACGGCCTGCGCCGCTGGGCCGCCGACATGGCCTTCAAGGCCTGGCCGAACCTGGCGCGCCTGGCCTGCACCGACCGGGTGCAGCACACGGTCAACCATCACGAGCTGGCGGGCTTCCTGTTCTCCCGCGACGGCGCCTGGCGCACCGGCAGCCGGACGATGGACCCCATCATCGACCGCATCGGCGGCGGCGACGCCTTCGCCGCAGGCGTGATCCACGGCCTGCTGACCGGGATGGCGGAGGCTGACCTGCTGGAGTTCGCGGTGGCCGCCGCGGTGCTGAAGCACGCCACGCCGGGCGACTTGAACCTGGCCACCGTGGCCGATGTCGAGGCCGTGCGGTCCAGCCACAGCCTGGATGTCCGGAGGTAG
- a CDS encoding TonB-dependent receptor, protein MRALFGGASLAALSMAVAAPAFAQNEVQEVVVTGFRGSLQQALELKRDSATASDTILAEDIGKFPDLNLSESIQRISGVSITRDGGEGRQITVRGLGPQFTRVRINGMEALSTAGGTDASGGTNRARNFDFNIFASDLFNSITVQKTASAETEEGSLGATVDLRTGRPLDYNGFKFVASAQASYNSLSEDASPRAAAMISNTWGDGTFGALASIAYTKRSLLDVGTSTVRWAPGASFAPGFDALPNGAGLPTTVNPAAAANNAAFHPRFPRYDRYDQEQERLGATLSLQWAPTDATLLTFDALYAKLDGNREEQFLEAPSFSVGGACTAANVNTSCGIADTNVISSTITNGIMTAGTFDDVDLRVEDRYDELSTTFTQYSLDFTHAFSESLKIHAVAGHSKSDHDNPTQTTIIWDQFNVDGYKFDYGQGRAPLLSYGAANLTNPSAWTLVQVRMRPQTAVNTYDNVVFDGQWDANEILTFKAGLAWKKYEFVSTEMRRTNGTSANQETTIPAGAAAIPTSSYSKTVDLPTEGLGVPAGTPTAWISPSYATASSLFMLNDPTAFGGAWRLGKEPSLSNNNSVGEKDKGGFIQAEWNTELAGLPFRGNLGVRYVKTQQTASGYTFVAGAAVPITVDREYDDTLPSINAVIEPFDNFLIRVGAAQTMSRPNLGSLTPGASVSVSGSSRTVTAGNPALDPFRAKAYDLSFEWYYQPEALISVAFFKKKIDTFVQTLSSQQVFSGNSFGIPDSVATAACGATVGCSPSATWNFTTPINTPGGDVTGYEISFQQPFSFLPGLLSHTGVLANYTSVKSSINYLNAAGVTVATTDLTGLSRKAYNVTFYYEDDKFSARVSASHRDKYLTRVLGQENTAALPVPYDGTNETFNVDASFTYTLNDNLKFTLEGVNLTDECQDQFNGENNLVNFYHHTGREYLAGVRYTF, encoded by the coding sequence GGCCTTCGCGCAGAACGAAGTCCAGGAGGTGGTGGTCACGGGCTTCCGGGGCAGCCTGCAGCAGGCTCTTGAACTGAAGCGCGACAGCGCCACGGCGAGCGACACCATCCTGGCCGAGGACATCGGAAAGTTCCCCGATCTGAACCTTTCGGAATCCATTCAGCGCATTTCCGGCGTGTCCATCACCCGGGACGGCGGCGAGGGCCGCCAGATCACGGTGCGGGGCCTGGGTCCCCAGTTCACCCGCGTGCGCATCAACGGCATGGAGGCGCTCTCCACCGCTGGCGGCACCGACGCCTCGGGCGGCACCAACCGCGCCCGCAACTTCGACTTCAATATCTTCGCCTCGGACCTGTTCAACTCGATCACCGTCCAGAAGACCGCCTCGGCCGAGACCGAGGAAGGCTCGCTGGGGGCGACGGTCGACCTGCGCACCGGCCGGCCGCTGGACTATAACGGCTTCAAGTTCGTCGCCTCGGCCCAGGCCAGCTACAACTCGCTGTCAGAGGACGCCTCGCCGCGCGCCGCGGCCATGATCTCCAACACCTGGGGCGACGGGACCTTCGGGGCCCTGGCCAGCATCGCCTACACCAAGCGCTCGCTGCTGGACGTCGGCACGTCGACCGTCCGCTGGGCGCCGGGCGCCAGCTTCGCGCCAGGCTTCGACGCCCTGCCGAACGGCGCGGGCCTGCCCACCACGGTCAATCCGGCGGCGGCGGCCAACAACGCCGCCTTCCACCCCCGCTTCCCGCGCTATGACCGCTACGACCAGGAACAGGAGCGCCTGGGCGCCACCCTGTCCCTGCAGTGGGCGCCCACCGACGCGACCCTGCTGACCTTCGACGCCCTCTACGCCAAGCTCGACGGCAATCGTGAGGAGCAGTTCCTGGAGGCCCCGTCCTTCAGCGTCGGCGGCGCCTGCACCGCAGCCAACGTCAACACCTCCTGCGGGATCGCCGACACCAATGTGATCTCCTCGACGATCACCAACGGCATCATGACGGCCGGCACGTTCGACGACGTCGATCTGCGGGTCGAGGATCGCTACGACGAACTGTCGACGACCTTCACCCAGTACTCCCTGGACTTCACCCACGCGTTCTCCGAAAGCCTGAAGATCCATGCCGTCGCCGGGCATTCGAAGTCCGACCACGACAACCCGACCCAGACCACGATCATCTGGGATCAGTTCAATGTGGACGGCTACAAGTTCGACTATGGCCAGGGCCGCGCGCCGCTGCTGAGCTATGGCGCCGCCAACCTGACCAATCCCAGCGCCTGGACCCTGGTCCAGGTCCGCATGCGGCCCCAGACGGCGGTCAACACCTATGACAACGTCGTCTTCGATGGCCAGTGGGACGCCAACGAGATCCTGACCTTCAAGGCGGGCCTCGCCTGGAAGAAGTACGAGTTCGTGTCCACCGAGATGCGTCGCACCAACGGCACCTCGGCCAACCAGGAAACCACCATCCCGGCCGGCGCCGCGGCGATCCCGACCAGCAGCTATTCGAAGACGGTGGACCTGCCGACCGAAGGCCTCGGCGTTCCGGCCGGCACGCCGACCGCCTGGATCTCGCCCAGCTACGCCACGGCGTCTTCGCTGTTCATGCTCAACGACCCCACCGCCTTCGGCGGGGCCTGGCGCCTGGGCAAGGAGCCGTCGCTCTCCAACAACAACTCGGTGGGCGAGAAGGACAAGGGCGGCTTCATCCAGGCCGAGTGGAACACCGAGCTGGCCGGCCTGCCGTTCCGCGGCAATCTGGGCGTCCGCTATGTGAAGACCCAGCAGACAGCCTCGGGCTACACCTTCGTGGCCGGCGCTGCTGTGCCGATCACCGTCGATCGCGAATATGACGACACCCTGCCGTCGATCAACGCGGTGATCGAGCCCTTCGACAACTTCCTGATCCGTGTCGGCGCGGCCCAGACCATGTCGCGTCCGAACCTGGGCAGCCTGACGCCGGGCGCCAGCGTCAGTGTCTCGGGCTCCAGCCGCACGGTGACGGCCGGCAACCCCGCCCTCGACCCGTTCCGGGCCAAGGCCTACGACCTGTCCTTCGAGTGGTACTATCAGCCGGAAGCCCTGATCAGCGTCGCCTTCTTCAAGAAGAAGATCGACACCTTCGTTCAGACGCTTTCGAGCCAGCAGGTGTTCAGCGGCAACAGCTTCGGCATCCCCGACAGCGTCGCCACCGCCGCCTGCGGCGCGACCGTCGGCTGCAGCCCCTCGGCGACCTGGAACTTCACCACCCCGATCAACACCCCCGGCGGCGATGTGACGGGCTACGAAATCAGCTTCCAGCAGCCCTTCAGCTTCCTGCCCGGCCTGCTGAGCCACACCGGCGTGCTGGCCAACTACACGAGCGTCAAGTCGTCGATCAACTACCTGAACGCCGCCGGCGTCACGGTGGCCACGACCGACCTGACGGGTCTGTCGCGCAAGGCCTACAACGTCACGTTCTACTATGAAGACGACAAGTTCAGCGCCCGGGTCTCGGCCAGCCACCGCGACAAGTACCTGACCCGCGTCCTGGGCCAGGAAAACACCGCCGCCCTGCCGGTGCCGTATGACGGCACCAACGAGACCTTCAACGTCGACGCCTCGTTCACCTACACCCTGAACGACAACCTGAAATTCACCCTGGAAGGGGTGAACCTGACCGACGAGTGCCAGGACCAGTTCAACGGCGAGAACAACCTGGTGAACTTCTACCACCACACCGGCCGCGAGTATCTGGCCGGCGTCCGGTACACCTTCTAG